From Lycium ferocissimum isolate CSIRO_LF1 chromosome 12, AGI_CSIRO_Lferr_CH_V1, whole genome shotgun sequence, one genomic window encodes:
- the LOC132040363 gene encoding uncharacterized protein LOC132040363: protein MAESYMSQFDVASLKETLCAQQQLLQKLYSELDEEREASSSAASEALSMILRLQGEKAAVKMEAEQYKRLAEEKMCHAEESLAIFEDLFYQKEMEIAALEYQVQAYRYKLLSTGSVDPGISEFKYPENLLQRNETLAGEMSLQALGRRNSAPPFPLKFLKKGAMEMDDSSSERDSNSKTVEEYTGQDMNEQQSDTEKKTDISTTGSINSYWQQIRQLDDRVKEITGVSYANLRSETRSPSPLSQRSIKISRSENEMYQPKLHVSKSENDTPADSGCSPNVLDVFEVPRVDKDTIDIGLPPKHDRKIVLHSDERLNRPDSAQQEAAKQLVKDEADLLKKYFVSAQRENKLRRASEAASLTCHLAMSRPTASVSESSEFHQLNRTSEIVEVGREATTQETAREEELKLLHDIKEQLNLMQSEIQSLKTDKLPPSDDEPSLLLLSEAMIHFWL from the exons ATGGCTGAAAGTTATATGTCTCAATTTGATGTTGCTTCTTTGAAAGAAACACTATGTGCTCAGCAACAGCTTCTACAGAAGCTTTACAGTGAGTTGGATGAGGAAAGAGAAGCCTCTTCTAGTGCTGCTAGTGAAGCGTTATCGATGATCTTGCGTCTCCAAGGAGAAAAAGCTGCAGTAAAAATGGAAGCCGAACAGTACAAGCGATTAGCTGAGGAGAAAATGTGTCACGCTGAGGAGTCATTAGCCATTTTCGAGGATCTTTTCTATCAAAAGGAGATGGAGATAGCTGCCTTAGAGTATCAGGTGCAAGCCTATAGGTATAAGCTGTTGAGCACGGGTTCTGTGGACCCCGGGATCAGTGAATTTAAATATCCTGAGAATTTGTTGCAAAGAAACGAGACTTTAGCAGGAGAAATGAGTCTCCAAGCCCTCGGAAGGCGTAACTCTGCCCCTCCTTTTCCTctgaaatttctgaaaaagggTGCTATGGAAATGGATGATTCAAGTTCGGAAAGAGATTCGAATTCCAAAACAGTGGAGGAATACACAGGGCAAGATATGAACGAGCAGCAGTCGGATACAGAGAAGAAGACTGATATTTCCACGACTGGAAGTATCAATTCGTATTGGCAACAGATTCGTCAGTTGGATGATCGAGTGAAAGAGATTACAGGAGTTAGCTACGCGAACTTGAGGAGTGAAACGAGGTCTCCTTCGCCGCTTTCTCAAAGAAGCATTAAGATAAGCAGATCAGAAAATGAAATGTACCAGCCTAAGCTTCACGTCAGCAAATCAGAAAATGACACACCTGCTGATTCGGGTTGTTCTCCAAATGTTCTTGATGTCTTCGAAGTGCCTCGAGTGGATAAGGATACAATCGACATTGGATTGCCTCCTAAACATGATCGCAAGATCGTTTTGCATAGTGATGAAAGGCTCAACAGACCAGATTCTGCTCAACAAGAGGCTGCAAAACAGTTAGTTAAAGATGAAGCTGATTTGCTAAAGAAATACTTCGTATCTGCACAGCGCGAGAACAAGTTACGAAGAGCAAGTGAAGCTGCTTCGCTTACCTGCCATTTGGCAATGTCTCGCCCTACAGCCAGCGTTTCAGAATCTAGTGAGTTTCATCAGCTCAATCGTACATCTGAGATAGTTGAAGTTGGAAGAGaagccacaacacaagaaacgGCTCGAGAAGAAGAGCTGAAGTTGTTACATGACATTAAGGAGCAGCTAAATTTGATGCAATCTGAAATCCAAAGTTTGAAAACTGACAAGCTCCCTCCAAGTGATGATGAACCGTCCTTACTTCTTCTATCAGAG GCGATGATTCACTTTTGGCTTTGA